The proteins below are encoded in one region of Pomacea canaliculata isolate SZHN2017 linkage group LG7, ASM307304v1, whole genome shotgun sequence:
- the LOC112569298 gene encoding deleted in malignant brain tumors 1 protein-like, whose translation MREEMFTAVHGDRPEVPNVALLITDGNSQQGEITKIQAKISKEAGIHIFAIGIGKVHLSELINIASGPPEENVFSFSEFEELQNSKDRICSTLSKRTLLKNFRLTTPISLPSPGTVARMVQGNKTDQKLSSGRLEIVYDGIWKTVCREKFGNNEAQVACRMLGFNSSKAIAVSSMFEAGSDAILPFHLKCKGNEASLMQCLKIKCSEFDCTHLEDVEIICNAAEKIKFRLMNKKKSVGRLQIYFNGHWNTVCGTRFGKTGAKVVCGMLGFNSTEAAAKIYRRSLGNSVNMSLSCHGEESSLDECIETIYYNYSCKEELGVMCILNVELKARLAGRTSEGGRLEIFFEEDWKTVCGDDFGTNEAQVVCRMLGFSSDDAAVVPSAVYGKGTGGTLPIYFKCQGTEKNLKECIDTMYFNHRCSHSEDHGITCNNKIQLKARLMSGTAPWNGRLEILFHGIWSTVCDTGFGNEEAIVACKMLGFNSSQVVVVKSNFYEKGSGSILLDNVDCQGNESRLEQCEHSTYYNTGCQHDNDVGIICLIRGIAQSPHVKTKVGEASTIFMPLVSSFQASILHFYSMYIDY comes from the exons ATGAGAGAAGAGATGTTCACGGCTGTTCACGGTGACCGACCGGAAGTCCCAAACGTCGCACTTCTAATCACCGACGGCAATTCCCAGCAAGGAGAGATCACAAAAATTCAGGCAAAGATAAGCAAGGAGGCGGGCATTCACATCTTTGCCATTGGCATTGGAAAAGTTCACCTCTCAGAACTAATTAACATCGCCAGCGGACCACCTGAGGAGaatgtgttttctttcagtGAATTTGAGGAGCTGCAGAACTCGAAAGATAGAATCTGCTCAACCCTTTCTAAGCGCACGTTATTAAAAA ACTTCAGATTGACTACACCTATTTCTTTGCCATCACCCGGGACTG TTGCACGTATGGTTCAAGGAAACAAGACAGACCAGAAGTTGTCATCAGGACGATTAGAAATTGTTTACGATGGAATTTGGAAGACAGTGTGCAGAGAAAAATTTGGAAACAATGAAGCTCAGGTCGCCTGCAGGATGCTTGGATTTAACAG CTCTAAAGCCATAGCTGTGAGTTCAATGTTCGAAGCAGGTTCAGATGCAATTTTGCCTTTTCACCTGAAGTGTAAAGGCAATGAAGCTAGCCTGATGCAGTgccttaaaattaaatgttcgGAATTTGACTGCACACATCTGGAGGATGTTGAAATCATCTGTAACGCTG CTGAGAAGATAAAATTTCGTTTaatgaacaagaagaagagtGTGGGGCGgctacaaatatattttaatgggCATTGGAACACTGTCTGCGGAACGAGATTTGGGAAAACAGGCGCGAAGGTGGTCTGTGggatgttaggattcaacag CACGGaagcagcagcaaaaatatATCGCAGGAGTTTAGGCAACAGTGTGAACATGTCTCTAAGCTGCCATGGAGAAGAAAGCAGTCTTGATGAGTGCATCGAGACAATTTACTACAACTACAGCTGTAAAGAGGAACTTGGTGTCATGTGCATTTTGA ACGTTGAGCTGAAAGCTCGATTGGCTGGTCGTACATCAGAAGGCGGGCgattagaaatatttttcgAGGAGGACTGGAAAACCGTGTGTGGAGATGATTTTGGAACGAATGAAGCGCAGGTAGTCTGCAGGATGCTCGGATTCAGCAG CGATGATGCAGCAGTTGTACCTTCAGCTGTATACGGAAAAGGTACAGGTGGCACTCTGCCTATTTACTTCAAGTGTCAGGGAACAGAAAAGAACCTGAAAGAGTGCATCGATACGATGTATTTCAACCACAGATGCAGTCATTCAGAGGATCATGGTATCACAtgcaacaaca AGATACAGCTTAAAGCACGTTTGATGAGTGGGACGGCACCATGGAATGGCCGATTAGAAATCCTGTTCCATGGAATCTGGAGCACAGTTTGCGACACTGGCTTTGGAAATGAAGAGGCGATTGTGGCCTGTAAAATGCTTGGGTTTAACAG CTCTCAAGTGGTTGTAGTGAAGTCAAATTTTTATGAGAAAGGCTCGGGTAGCATTCTGCTTGACAACGTAGACTGCCAGGGGAATGAGTCCAGACTAGAGCAATGTGAACATTCCACATATTACAACACCGGATGCCAGCATGATAACGACGTTGGTATCATATGCTTAATAA GAGGAATTGCACAGTCGCCTCATGTGAAAACCAAAGTAGGGGAGGCAAGCACGATTTTCATGCCTCTTGTCAGCAGCTTTCAGGCGagtatattacatttttattctatGTATATAGATTATTAG